The following coding sequences are from one Verrucomicrobiota bacterium window:
- a CDS encoding nucleoside monophosphate kinase has protein sequence MKYKTFLLFGSPGSGKGTQGLILGRVPGYFHCSCGDVFRSVDLTSDIGKEFMEYSSHGSLVPDDVTIKLWQTSIKGKELTRNFKTEADFLILDGIPRNVEQARYLDNELDVLLVFHLVCPDKKKLMERLKKRAIKDNRHDDANEEVIKHRLKVYEDESKPVLDFYGRDKVININAEQRPDQVLNDILHYTTKLTPASSGEPKNYTT, from the coding sequence ATGAAATATAAAACGTTCCTTCTTTTTGGTTCACCCGGTAGTGGAAAAGGCACCCAAGGCCTGATTTTAGGTCGCGTCCCCGGTTATTTCCACTGTTCATGCGGTGATGTCTTCCGTTCCGTCGATCTCACCAGTGATATTGGTAAAGAATTTATGGAATATTCCAGCCATGGATCCCTGGTCCCCGATGATGTCACGATCAAGCTCTGGCAGACATCGATCAAAGGAAAAGAACTCACACGAAATTTTAAAACAGAGGCTGATTTCCTTATTTTGGACGGTATCCCCCGCAATGTAGAACAAGCCCGTTATCTTGATAATGAACTCGATGTCCTACTGGTATTCCACCTTGTCTGCCCGGATAAAAAGAAACTCATGGAACGGCTGAAAAAAAGAGCGATCAAAGACAACCGTCATGATGATGCTAATGAAGAAGTCATCAAACACCGGCTGAAAGTATATGAAGATGAATCCAAGCCCGTACTGGATTTTTATGGCCGGGATAAGGTGATTAATATCAATGCCGAACAACGTCCTGACCAAGTGTTGAATGATATACTCCATTACACGACCAAACTCACCCCTGCGTCATCAGGGGAACCCAAGAATTATACTACATAG
- the folP gene encoding dihydropteroate synthase → MTFHFKNGTWPLLSEPRIFGILNVTPDSFFDGGQCSNLSDILENAEKMIMDGADAIDIGGASSRPGAPTVSLEEELIRVIPAVKAIRKEFNIVISVDTFKPEVADSALDCGAQIINDITAGRDGRMAEVVKKHGAGWILMHMQGTPQDMQESPFYHNVAREVLDFLIDKVDCARKTGIHPQCLAIDPGIGFGKNFEHNMALLSSTAQFAETGLPVMIGTSRKSFLGKIIDNASPEYRLPGSLASILWAYQSGAQFLRVHDVQETVDALKTWMKIADFPED, encoded by the coding sequence ATGACATTCCATTTTAAAAACGGCACTTGGCCCCTACTTTCAGAACCCCGCATATTCGGAATACTCAATGTCACTCCCGATTCATTTTTCGATGGTGGACAATGCTCAAACTTGTCAGACATTCTTGAAAATGCTGAGAAAATGATCATGGACGGGGCTGATGCCATTGATATCGGCGGGGCTTCCTCACGCCCCGGCGCGCCTACAGTAAGTCTCGAAGAAGAGTTAATCCGGGTGATCCCCGCAGTCAAAGCCATCAGGAAAGAGTTTAATATCGTCATTTCTGTCGATACTTTCAAACCTGAAGTCGCCGATAGCGCATTGGATTGTGGTGCCCAGATTATTAATGATATTACTGCGGGCCGTGACGGGAGAATGGCGGAGGTGGTCAAGAAACACGGGGCTGGATGGATACTCATGCACATGCAAGGCACTCCACAGGATATGCAAGAGTCTCCATTCTACCACAATGTCGCCCGTGAAGTCTTAGATTTCCTGATCGATAAGGTCGACTGTGCCCGTAAGACTGGTATCCACCCCCAATGCCTGGCTATTGATCCAGGTATCGGTTTTGGAAAAAATTTCGAGCACAATATGGCCCTGCTTTCCTCTACCGCGCAATTTGCTGAAACCGGGCTTCCTGTCATGATTGGCACCTCCCGGAAAAGTTTCTTAGGCAAAATTATCGATAATGCTTCCCCTGAATACCGTTTACCGGGTTCTCTCGCCTCCATTTTATGGGCTTACCAAAGTGGAGCCCAGTTCCTCCGGGTCCATGATGTCCAAGAAACCGTTGACGCCCTGAAGACATGGATGAAAATCGCCGATTTTCCTGAAGATTAA
- the glmM gene encoding phosphoglucosamine mutase, giving the protein MANSRKLFGTDGIRGVANIEPLSAETALKIGRAAAHFFKNDNRRHQIVIGKDTRLSGYMLENALVAGITSVGVDALLIGPLPTPGVAYITRSLRADAGIVLTASHNPYEDNGVKFFRNDGYKLDDTLEQQIEDIVFSGEIDKIRPTAEEIGKAFRIDDALGRYIEFAKGSISRKMTLEGLRIVVDVANGAAYKSTPCVLKELGAEVFVYHNKPDGSNINHDCGSMHPEAIQKYVKIHGADVGLAHDGDADRLLLVDETGSLVDGDELMAIAALDMIKNGTLRNNTLVTTEMSNAGLDEAIINAGGKIIRTQVGDRYVIEEMMSHDFNLGGEQSGHIIFRDYSTTGDGLVSALQIFQIMKETGKPLSVLRKCMRRYPQEIKSIKVKSKPAIETLSEVCAEIESVKKDLAGKGRVFLRYSGTEPKIRLLIEGDQESKLKEYSHRILTKIEAIIGTKTD; this is encoded by the coding sequence ATGGCAAACTCCCGTAAACTCTTTGGAACCGATGGTATCCGCGGTGTCGCGAATATAGAACCCCTTTCGGCTGAAACAGCCCTAAAAATCGGGCGGGCTGCCGCCCATTTTTTCAAGAATGACAACCGCCGCCACCAGATTGTCATCGGTAAAGATACGCGCCTATCGGGTTATATGCTCGAAAACGCCCTCGTCGCCGGGATCACCTCTGTGGGTGTAGATGCCCTGCTTATCGGTCCCCTGCCCACTCCGGGGGTCGCCTATATCACGCGTTCCCTGAGGGCTGATGCCGGGATCGTCCTGACAGCCTCCCATAATCCTTATGAAGACAATGGGGTCAAGTTCTTCCGCAACGACGGTTATAAACTCGATGACACCCTCGAACAACAAATCGAAGACATCGTTTTTTCAGGTGAGATAGATAAAATCCGGCCCACAGCCGAGGAGATCGGGAAAGCCTTCCGTATTGACGATGCCTTGGGCCGTTATATCGAGTTTGCCAAAGGCTCCATTTCCCGCAAAATGACTCTGGAAGGCCTCAGGATCGTCGTCGATGTCGCCAATGGTGCAGCTTACAAATCTACCCCTTGTGTCCTCAAAGAGCTCGGTGCCGAGGTCTTTGTGTACCATAACAAACCCGACGGCAGTAATATTAACCATGATTGCGGGAGTATGCATCCCGAGGCGATCCAGAAATATGTCAAGATTCACGGTGCTGACGTGGGCCTCGCTCACGACGGGGATGCCGACCGCTTGCTACTCGTCGATGAAACGGGCTCATTAGTCGACGGGGATGAACTCATGGCTATCGCTGCCTTGGATATGATCAAAAATGGAACCCTCAGGAACAACACCCTCGTGACCACTGAAATGAGCAATGCCGGCCTCGATGAAGCCATTATTAATGCCGGGGGTAAAATCATCCGCACCCAAGTCGGAGACCGTTACGTCATCGAGGAAATGATGTCCCATGATTTTAATCTCGGGGGCGAACAGTCCGGGCATATTATTTTCCGCGACTACTCGACTACCGGTGACGGCCTAGTCTCAGCCCTGCAGATTTTCCAGATTATGAAAGAAACCGGTAAACCACTCTCCGTACTCCGCAAATGCATGCGCCGGTATCCCCAAGAAATCAAGAGTATTAAAGTCAAATCAAAACCCGCCATCGAAACCTTGTCCGAGGTCTGTGCCGAGATTGAATCCGTCAAAAAAGATCTCGCAGGCAAAGGCCGGGTATTCCTCCGTTATTCGGGTACGGAACCCAAGATCCGGCTCCTGATCGAAGGCGACCAAGAGTCCAAGCTGAAGGAATACTCCCATCGTATCCTCACGAAAATCGAGGCGATCATCGGGACTAAAACCGATTAA
- a CDS encoding class I SAM-dependent rRNA methyltransferase, with amino-acid sequence MGFPSIIINPKRGSRFWHRHPWLYQNEILRRPEDLAEGTIVVLKDKRGKIYGTGMYNSRSQIAVRRYSMGVKALNEELIESRILKAQEYRQSLYNGKMPQAYRMVFSESDYLPGLIIDRYANCLVIQTMTAAFDQRKEIVVEILKKLFSPECIIERNDSSGRVGEGLEQKTSILHGKLPDALVIESHGVKFLLNLLEGQKTGLFLDQQPIYAQLAPRFKGRTVLDCFCYHGAFGLFAAKHGAKSVESVDASAQAIEHARQNAGLNGVQINFTTENAFDFLKNKSKQGGKYDLIVLDPPSFTKNKFNIGDAQRGYKEIHLRALKMLPVGGLLATYTCSHHIQPKIFMEFLVDAAADVGCSLRLIETYAQSQDHPVLPEVPETEYLRGYLFEISAKDTPKPHEMVKTPDSES; translated from the coding sequence ATGGGCTTCCCTTCTATCATTATTAATCCGAAACGCGGTTCCCGCTTCTGGCACCGTCATCCATGGCTTTATCAAAATGAAATCCTCCGCCGGCCCGAAGACCTTGCCGAGGGTACAATTGTTGTTTTAAAAGATAAACGCGGAAAAATCTATGGCACGGGTATGTATAACTCCCGCTCACAAATCGCCGTCCGCCGTTACTCGATGGGTGTCAAAGCCCTCAATGAAGAGTTGATTGAATCGAGGATCCTAAAAGCCCAGGAATACCGCCAAAGTCTTTATAATGGCAAAATGCCTCAGGCCTACCGGATGGTTTTCAGCGAGAGTGATTACCTCCCCGGGTTGATCATTGACCGTTACGCAAATTGCTTGGTCATCCAGACGATGACTGCTGCTTTTGATCAAAGAAAGGAAATCGTCGTAGAAATCCTTAAGAAATTATTTTCTCCGGAATGTATTATCGAGCGTAATGATTCCTCCGGACGCGTCGGGGAAGGACTCGAACAAAAAACATCCATCCTCCACGGCAAATTGCCCGATGCATTGGTCATTGAGAGCCATGGCGTTAAATTCCTCCTAAACCTCCTTGAAGGCCAAAAAACAGGCTTATTCCTGGATCAACAACCCATTTATGCGCAACTTGCCCCCCGGTTTAAAGGCCGCACGGTACTGGATTGTTTCTGTTACCACGGAGCCTTTGGCCTTTTTGCAGCGAAACACGGTGCGAAATCAGTGGAATCTGTGGATGCATCTGCACAAGCTATCGAACACGCGCGGCAAAACGCCGGGCTCAATGGCGTTCAAATAAACTTCACCACTGAAAACGCCTTTGACTTCCTGAAAAATAAATCCAAACAAGGAGGCAAATACGACCTCATAGTCCTCGATCCTCCTTCTTTCACAAAAAATAAATTTAACATCGGCGATGCCCAACGTGGATATAAAGAAATCCACCTCCGTGCCCTCAAAATGTTGCCGGTTGGCGGTTTATTAGCCACCTATACATGCTCACATCATATCCAGCCAAAAATCTTTATGGAATTCCTCGTAGACGCGGCAGCAGATGTGGGATGTTCCCTGCGACTGATCGAGACTTATGCGCAAAGCCAAGATCACCCGGTACTCCCTGAGGTTCCTGAAACAGAATACCTCCGCGGTTATCTCTTTGAAATCAGCGCAAAAGATACTCCCAAACCACATGAAATGGTAAAGACCCCGGATTCTGAAAGTTAA